From the genome of Sporomusa sphaeroides DSM 2875:
TTATTCAGGTTACTGTATTTTATAAATTTACGCCAATAAAACCACCAAGTGCTCCTGCTAAGCTGCCTGCGGCAAATTTATTGCCCAGCATGAGCCAGGATACTTGGCTCTGCCCTAACTCAAGACCTATTCCTACGGAAAACAGTACATAGATAACACCTACAGCACAACCGATGAGCAGGCCTTTGCCGGCAACTTGTTTTGCTGCATACATACTGCCGGCAAAAATGCTGGTCATAGTTACCGCAACCATTATATATTCAATATAGCTATCAATAAATCTACTGTCAGACAGCAGGCTAATTAGGGAAAGGCATACGGCGCAAAAAAGCGAGATAGCAATGCTAACGGCTACTCCTTTAAAGACAGCCATCGGCATATTTGTATTGCGCGGAGTCTGGGGATAATTTTTTGCACGCCGGGACAGTTTGGCCATAGTACTCCCTCCTGAAAAATCTTTTACTGTAAATTTATGCAAATAACGGCCAAATATACCGAACTGAGCAGCAAGATTATAACTCCCATTTCTCCAAGAGCTTCATTATTCCATAGTTTGTTAAATCAAAGTGTATCGGGGTAACTGATATTTTACCGTTTTTAACGGCAGTAATATCGCTGTCCGGGTCATTTTCAGTTTCAGATACATGACCACTCATCCAGTAATACGTGCGGCCACGCGGGTCCAGACGGCGTTCAAATGTATTTTCGTAACTGCGAACCCCCAGCTTAGTTATCATTAAATCTTTAAGCTGATTTTCCGGTAATGCCGGTACATTGACATTCAGCAGTGTATTTGGCGGCAATTTTTTGTCAACCATGGTTTCAACTATTCTTCTGGCCGCTTTGGCCGCAGGGCTGAAATCACACGCCTGCCAACTGTCCAATGACATGGCAATAGCCGGCAGGCCGTGCAATGCCCCTTCAATAGCGGCACTGACAGTGCCTGAGTATAAGAC
Proteins encoded in this window:
- a CDS encoding TIGR04086 family membrane protein, with amino-acid sequence MAKLSRRAKNYPQTPRNTNMPMAVFKGVAVSIAISLFCAVCLSLISLLSDSRFIDSYIEYIMVAVTMTSIFAGSMYAAKQVAGKGLLIGCAVGVIYVLFSVGIGLELGQSQVSWLMLGNKFAAGSLAGALGGFIGVNL
- the surE gene encoding 5'/3'-nucleotidase SurE; translated protein: MHILLTNDDGILAPGIRALWQELAQIARITVVAPDSEKSASSQAITVHHPIWVDKHPIDSQNISAWRVGGTPTDCVKVALESLLTHDLPDVIVSGINQGSNLGTDVLYSGTVSAAIEGALHGLPAIAMSLDSWQACDFSPAAKAARRIVETMVDKKLPPNTLLNVNVPALPENQLKDLMITKLGVRSYENTFERRLDPRGRTYYWMSGHVSETENDPDSDITAVKNGKISVTPIHFDLTNYGIMKLLEKWEL